CGAGGCTGTCGCTGTTGCGTGTCTTCAGTGTTTCGATGTTGAGCGTTTCGCTTGCGATGCGTTCGAGGGTTGCCTCGGGCGCCCGGGCAGGCTTCGTGGTGCGTGGCTTGCGGGGTGTCATTGTTTCATCCTTCCGTGCGCCCTTGGGTGGCGC
The Myxococcus xanthus genome window above contains:
- a CDS encoding DUF6900 domain-containing protein; protein product: MTPRKPRTTKPARAPEATLERIASETLNIETLKTRNSDSLDFHDVPVWRLKEALEAAYQAGLSAASNPRSK